A single genomic interval of Bradyrhizobium sp. AZCC 1693 harbors:
- a CDS encoding carboxypeptidase regulatory-like domain-containing protein has translation MNLNRILFSFTLAAAAGVLTLAAPSRAQQPAAVAIDNDDIGGVVTGPNGPEAGVWVIAETTELPTKFAKIVVTDDQGRYVIPDLPPNVNYAIWVRGYGLVDSPKLRAKPGQQVNLAAVPAPNDAAAAHYYSAIYWYTLMKIPPAKEFGGTTDIPKEITQDIWRQRMNNVDCIGCHQLGQESTRTIPGAFGEFKSGEEAWMRRVSSGQTGEWMVNRLAGQLGGVPFKYFGDWTDRVAKGELPKSKPPRPAGIERNVVVTSWEWATEKHFVHDLISSDRRNPTVNAYGPLYGANEYSSDDMPILDPKTHKVTFSRMPVADPSAPESFGPPLHGTAVLNPVSPSAYWGEEKIWSQRANNHNSMLDKKGRLWLAAAVRGIENPAYCRKGSDHPSAKAFPLERSGRQVTVFDPKTQKYSFIDTCFGTHHPQFGYDADDTLWLSGTGPVAGWINTRLWDETGDAVKAQGWAPFVLDTNGNGKVDEYTEPGAPAQADKDMRIAGSGPYAVMPHPTDGSVWYTVNVFVGQPGLMRFDPKTKLSEFYAIPKEGIGVRGGDIDKNGVLWGSGSNGSLIRFDRSKCKAPLSGPNATGNHCPEGFSYFKYPGPGFEGFESSSAEASYYTWVDHHNTVGLGENIPISTANLNDGFVALKDGQMVMLRIPYPLGFFAKGLDGRIDDPGAGWKGRGLWSSSGDRTPWLMEGGKGSKPRAVHIQVRPDPLAK, from the coding sequence ATGAACCTCAATCGGATCCTGTTCTCCTTCACCCTGGCCGCGGCGGCGGGCGTGCTCACGCTGGCGGCGCCATCGCGCGCCCAGCAGCCGGCGGCGGTCGCAATCGACAATGATGACATCGGCGGCGTGGTAACCGGACCCAACGGCCCGGAAGCCGGCGTCTGGGTGATCGCGGAGACCACCGAGTTGCCGACGAAATTCGCCAAGATCGTCGTCACCGACGATCAGGGCCGTTACGTGATCCCGGACCTGCCGCCGAATGTGAACTACGCCATCTGGGTGCGCGGCTACGGGCTGGTGGATTCGCCCAAGCTGCGCGCCAAGCCCGGCCAGCAGGTCAATCTCGCGGCGGTGCCGGCGCCGAACGATGCGGCGGCGGCTCATTATTATTCGGCGATCTACTGGTACACGCTGATGAAGATCCCGCCGGCGAAGGAATTCGGCGGGACTACCGATATCCCGAAGGAGATCACGCAGGATATCTGGCGCCAGCGTATGAACAATGTCGACTGCATCGGCTGCCATCAGCTTGGCCAGGAATCCACGCGCACGATCCCGGGCGCGTTCGGCGAATTCAAATCGGGCGAGGAAGCCTGGATGCGCCGCGTCTCCTCAGGCCAGACCGGCGAATGGATGGTGAACCGGCTCGCGGGCCAGCTCGGCGGCGTGCCGTTCAAATATTTCGGCGACTGGACCGACCGGGTCGCCAAGGGCGAACTGCCGAAATCCAAACCGCCGCGGCCGGCAGGCATCGAGCGCAACGTCGTCGTCACGTCATGGGAATGGGCGACGGAGAAGCACTTCGTCCACGACCTGATTTCATCGGACCGGCGCAATCCGACGGTCAACGCCTACGGGCCGCTGTACGGCGCGAATGAATACTCGTCCGACGACATGCCGATCCTCGATCCGAAGACGCACAAGGTGACGTTCTCCAGGATGCCGGTCGCCGATCCCAGTGCGCCGGAGTCGTTCGGCCCTCCGCTTCATGGCACTGCCGTCCTCAATCCGGTCAGCCCCTCGGCCTATTGGGGTGAGGAGAAGATCTGGAGCCAGCGGGCCAACAATCACAACAGCATGTTGGACAAGAAGGGTCGTCTGTGGCTGGCGGCGGCGGTGCGCGGCATCGAAAATCCGGCCTACTGCCGCAAAGGGTCGGATCATCCGTCGGCCAAGGCCTTCCCGCTCGAACGCTCCGGCCGGCAAGTGACGGTGTTCGATCCAAAAACCCAGAAATACAGCTTCATCGATACCTGCTTCGGCACCCATCATCCGCAATTCGGCTACGACGCCGACGACACGCTTTGGCTGTCGGGGACCGGTCCGGTGGCCGGCTGGATCAACACCAGGCTATGGGACGAGACAGGCGATGCCGTCAAAGCGCAGGGCTGGGCGCCGTTCGTGCTCGATACCAACGGCAACGGCAAGGTCGACGAATACACCGAGCCGGGCGCGCCAGCGCAGGCGGACAAGGACATGCGGATCGCGGGCTCGGGCCCCTACGCCGTGATGCCGCATCCGACCGACGGCTCGGTCTGGTACACCGTCAACGTGTTCGTCGGCCAGCCCGGCTTGATGCGCTTCGATCCCAAGACCAAACTGTCGGAGTTTTATGCCATTCCGAAGGAAGGCATCGGCGTTCGCGGCGGTGACATCGACAAGAACGGCGTGCTTTGGGGCTCGGGCTCGAACGGCAGCCTGATCCGCTTCGATCGCAGCAAATGCAAGGCGCCGCTGAGCGGGCCGAACGCGACCGGCAACCATTGCCCGGAGGGCTTCTCCTACTTCAAATATCCGGGCCCCGGCTTCGAAGGCTTCGAGAGCTCGAGCGCCGAGGCGAGCTACTACACCTGGGTCGATCACCACAACACGGTCGGCCTCGGCGAAAACATTCCGATCTCCACCGCCAACCTCAACGACGGCTTCGTTGCCCTCAAGGACGGGCAGATGGTGATGCTGCGCATTCCTTATCCGCTCGGATTCTTTGCCAAGGGCCTCGATGGGCGCATTGACGATCCGGGCGCGGGCTGGAAGGGCCGTGGGCTGTGGAGTTCGAGCGGCGACCGCACACCCTGGTTGATGGAAGGCGGCAAAGGCTCAAAGCCGCGGGCGGTGCATATTCAGGTGCGGCCCGATCCGCTGGCGAAGTGA
- a CDS encoding Bug family tripartite tricarboxylate transporter substrate binding protein, with translation MKSIWLVVASAMLLAAAPSKAEDAYPSRQVSVIVPFAAGGSADIFARMVANHLQAKLGKPFVVENVGGAGSIVGVTRLARAAPDGLTLGLASTSALAINPSLYGQKLSYQPDKDLQSIVQISVVPNVLVVNPDKIAARTVPDLIAYLKANPDKVSFGSAGVGTSQHLAAELFQQMTGTKMVHVPYKGSSTMLTDLISGQIDLAFDNVPLLLPQAKDGKLALIAAATPKRASFDPHLPTVAEYLPGFEAVAWHGFFVPAATPKPIVEKLSTEIRAFMQQPETVQKMAELGAVAVALEPEPFTAYIASETARWKKVIEAANIKMD, from the coding sequence ATGAAATCAATATGGCTTGTTGTTGCGTCGGCGATGCTGCTGGCGGCGGCTCCCTCGAAAGCGGAGGATGCGTATCCTTCCAGGCAGGTGTCGGTGATCGTTCCCTTCGCCGCCGGCGGCAGCGCGGATATCTTCGCGCGCATGGTCGCCAATCATCTTCAGGCGAAGCTGGGCAAGCCGTTCGTGGTCGAAAATGTCGGCGGGGCCGGCAGCATCGTCGGCGTGACGCGGCTGGCGCGGGCGGCGCCGGATGGGCTCACTCTCGGCCTCGCCAGCACATCGGCGCTTGCGATCAACCCGTCGCTGTATGGTCAAAAGCTCAGCTATCAGCCCGACAAGGATCTGCAGTCGATTGTCCAGATCAGCGTCGTGCCCAACGTTCTGGTCGTGAACCCCGACAAGATCGCGGCGCGGACCGTGCCGGACCTGATCGCCTACCTGAAGGCCAATCCGGACAAGGTCTCGTTCGGTTCCGCCGGAGTAGGCACCTCGCAGCATCTGGCGGCCGAACTGTTCCAGCAGATGACCGGCACCAAGATGGTGCATGTGCCTTACAAGGGTTCGAGCACGATGCTGACGGACCTGATCAGCGGCCAGATCGACCTTGCCTTCGACAACGTGCCACTGCTGTTGCCGCAAGCCAAGGACGGCAAGCTTGCGCTGATCGCCGCCGCAACGCCCAAGCGTGCGTCGTTCGATCCTCATCTCCCGACTGTCGCCGAGTATCTGCCGGGGTTCGAGGCTGTCGCCTGGCACGGCTTCTTCGTCCCGGCCGCGACGCCGAAGCCGATCGTCGAAAAGCTGTCGACGGAGATCAGGGCCTTCATGCAGCAGCCGGAGACGGTGCAGAAGATGGCCGAACTCGGGGCCGTCGCCGTGGCGCTGGAGCCCGAACCGTTTACTGCCTACATCGCGTCCGAGACGGCGCGGTGGAAAAAGGTCATCGAAGCCGCCAACATCAAGATGGACTAG
- a CDS encoding ABC transporter substrate-binding protein yields the protein MADSNDYNLVLLKDQGKPVEVIYPAEGSPLIIVPSGIFRDAPNPNAARLFQSFFFSAEVQQMLVDVFAHRSFHRQVKEKGPLSSLKLLKADPAQVQAESEAIKARYAKIFGV from the coding sequence ATGGCCGACAGCAACGACTACAATCTGGTGCTGCTGAAGGATCAGGGCAAACCGGTCGAGGTGATCTATCCGGCCGAAGGCTCGCCGCTGATCATCGTTCCCTCGGGTATTTTCCGCGACGCGCCCAATCCGAATGCGGCAAGGCTTTTCCAGAGCTTCTTCTTCAGCGCCGAGGTCCAGCAGATGCTGGTCGATGTCTTCGCGCACCGCTCGTTCCACCGGCAGGTCAAGGAGAAGGGTCCGCTTTCCAGCCTGAAGCTGCTCAAGGCCGATCCTGCCCAGGTGCAGGCTGAGAGCGAGGCGATCAAGGCACGCTACGCTAAAATCTTCGGGGTGTGA
- a CDS encoding four-carbon acid sugar kinase family protein: MTSIRLLADDLTGALDTAAEFVGLCGPFDVTWREALSANSAPSLAIDSGTRELARAESAGIVGRLAPLLHEGTIAYKKVDSLLRGAWAAELGACLRSGHWASCVIAPAFDYQGRRTRDGQQFARTPEGDWYPVGKDLLAQLKAENIDARQGRFDTLSHGGVQVFDAESDRDLDRVVEMGRRLAAPVLWCGSGGLAGALARGSRADVPRHLKKPVLGLFGSDQVVTASQLEACGAATMALAEGDAGGAARVHRKLADDGVALVKFSLSGRLSRAEAARRIAREMTTLIGALDPPGTLIVAGGETLKAVCVALGAQALQVAGRLVPGLPRSILQGGRWAGVDVISKSGAFGTRELWRDLLRDNQLLNTGKPT; this comes from the coding sequence ATGACGAGCATTCGCCTTCTTGCCGACGACCTGACTGGTGCGCTCGACACGGCGGCCGAGTTCGTCGGGCTGTGCGGCCCGTTCGATGTGACCTGGCGGGAGGCACTTTCGGCGAACAGCGCGCCGAGCCTTGCGATCGACAGCGGCACACGCGAGCTCGCAAGGGCTGAGAGCGCCGGGATCGTCGGGCGGCTGGCGCCGCTGCTGCACGAAGGCACGATCGCTTACAAGAAAGTCGACAGCCTGCTGCGCGGGGCATGGGCAGCGGAACTCGGCGCTTGCCTGCGCAGCGGCCATTGGGCGTCCTGCGTCATCGCGCCGGCCTTCGACTATCAGGGACGCCGCACCCGCGACGGCCAGCAATTCGCCCGCACACCGGAGGGCGACTGGTATCCGGTCGGTAAAGACCTTCTGGCGCAACTCAAAGCCGAGAACATCGACGCCCGGCAGGGCCGGTTCGACACGCTGTCTCATGGCGGCGTTCAAGTTTTCGATGCCGAAAGCGACCGCGATCTCGATCGCGTGGTCGAGATGGGACGACGCCTGGCCGCACCTGTCCTGTGGTGCGGGAGCGGCGGACTGGCCGGTGCACTGGCACGCGGCAGCCGTGCCGATGTGCCGCGCCATTTGAAGAAGCCGGTGCTGGGATTGTTCGGGTCCGATCAGGTCGTCACCGCGTCCCAGCTTGAGGCATGCGGCGCAGCCACCATGGCGCTTGCCGAAGGCGACGCCGGGGGTGCAGCGCGGGTGCACCGCAAGCTTGCCGATGACGGCGTGGCGCTGGTGAAATTTTCGCTTTCCGGGAGATTGTCGCGCGCAGAGGCGGCACGTCGGATCGCGCGTGAAATGACCACGCTGATCGGAGCGCTTGATCCTCCCGGCACGTTGATCGTCGCCGGCGGCGAGACCCTGAAGGCCGTCTGCGTCGCGCTCGGTGCGCAGGCGTTGCAGGTCGCCGGGCGTCTCGTGCCGGGGTTGCCACGCTCGATTTTGCAGGGCGGCCGCTGGGCCGGCGTCGACGTGATCTCAAAATCCGGAGCATTTGGTACAAGGGAGCTGTGGCGCGATCTGCTCCGGGACAATCAATTGCTCAACACAGGGAAACCGACATGA
- a CDS encoding iron-containing alcohol dehydrogenase, which translates to MTNSFTPIEILRPNAVEFGCGTIAAAARFAERIGARRPLVISDPFNARRVDQLALPGVVKVFGDVKPEPDLPNLEKAVAMARDIAPDLIVGFGGGSAMDLAKLVAVLCTGDTAFADIVGAEKVAGRSVALMQIPTTSGTGSEAGTRALVTDPASRNKLAVQSRFMLADIAVVDPDLTMTVPQDVTAATGVDALAHCVEAYTSRKAHPAIDLYAIEGARLVGRYLRRAVTDGSDREARAGLSLASLYGGYCLGPVNTTAGHAVAYPLGTRHHVAHGLACAVIFPHTLAFNMPAASTKTIAVLHALGLPERNVPAAAFDATYRFCADLGIEMRLSALGVPKDDLGVMADEAHAIRRLLDNNPRDLSRDEILTMYETAF; encoded by the coding sequence ATGACCAATTCCTTCACGCCGATCGAGATCCTTCGTCCCAATGCCGTCGAGTTCGGATGCGGGACGATTGCCGCCGCGGCTCGCTTCGCGGAGCGGATCGGCGCACGGCGGCCATTGGTGATTTCGGATCCCTTCAACGCGCGCCGCGTCGATCAGCTGGCACTGCCCGGAGTGGTCAAGGTATTCGGCGACGTGAAGCCCGAGCCGGATCTGCCCAACCTCGAAAAGGCGGTGGCGATGGCGCGCGATATTGCGCCCGACCTCATCGTCGGTTTCGGCGGCGGCAGCGCGATGGACCTCGCCAAGCTGGTGGCCGTCCTCTGCACCGGCGATACGGCCTTTGCCGACATCGTGGGCGCCGAGAAGGTTGCGGGCCGCAGCGTGGCGCTGATGCAAATTCCGACCACTTCGGGGACCGGCAGCGAAGCCGGCACCCGCGCGCTCGTGACCGATCCGGCCAGCCGCAACAAGCTTGCGGTGCAGAGCCGCTTCATGCTGGCCGATATCGCCGTCGTCGATCCTGACCTCACCATGACTGTGCCGCAAGATGTCACCGCGGCCACCGGTGTCGACGCGCTGGCGCATTGCGTCGAGGCCTATACCAGCCGCAAGGCGCATCCTGCGATCGACCTCTACGCGATCGAAGGCGCGCGGCTGGTCGGACGCTATCTGCGGCGCGCGGTGACCGACGGCAGTGATCGCGAAGCGCGCGCGGGTCTTTCGCTGGCGTCACTCTATGGCGGCTATTGCCTCGGCCCGGTGAATACGACGGCCGGGCACGCCGTGGCCTATCCGCTCGGCACGCGGCATCATGTGGCGCATGGCCTCGCCTGCGCGGTGATCTTTCCGCATACGCTGGCGTTCAACATGCCGGCGGCCTCGACGAAGACGATCGCGGTGCTGCATGCGCTCGGCCTGCCGGAGCGCAACGTTCCGGCGGCTGCGTTCGATGCCACCTATCGCTTCTGCGCCGATCTCGGCATCGAGATGCGGTTGTCCGCGCTCGGCGTTCCCAAGGACGATCTCGGCGTCATGGCGGACGAGGCCCATGCCATTCGCCGCCTGCTCGACAACAACCCGCGCGATTTGAGCCGGGACGAAATCTTGACGATGTACGAGACGGCGTTCTAG
- the pdxA gene encoding 4-hydroxythreonine-4-phosphate dehydrogenase PdxA produces MTSRHLAITMGDPAGIGPEIIIKACIGLQDRIAKGDLRLLIIGSGAALNDAKAALGAGLPIPQVSAEDRDWPNLCFLQADAEGAPIRPGVLSADGGRFAFKSIEQGVRLTQAGRTAAIVTAPLNKEALNKAGYHYPGHTEMLAHLTGVRGSVMLLAHGNMRVSHVSTHVALEDVPKRLTPERLRQVIDLTNDALRRLGIARPRIAVAALNPHAGEGGLFGRQDIDVSAPTIAKAVDDGLDVVGPVPGDTIFVKLRAGQFDAVVAMYHDQGHIPVKLLGFQVDPATGRWQELSGVNITLGLPIIRTSVDHGTAFDIAGKGIANEHSLIEAIDYAERLAAGTSAVPKQ; encoded by the coding sequence ATGACCTCTCGCCATCTGGCAATCACCATGGGCGATCCGGCGGGGATCGGACCGGAGATCATCATCAAGGCCTGCATCGGATTGCAGGACAGGATCGCAAAGGGCGATCTGCGCCTGCTGATTATCGGCAGCGGCGCCGCGTTGAACGACGCAAAGGCCGCACTCGGCGCCGGCCTCCCTATACCGCAGGTGAGCGCCGAAGATCGCGATTGGCCCAATCTCTGTTTTCTGCAGGCCGACGCCGAAGGTGCGCCGATCCGTCCGGGCGTGCTGAGTGCCGATGGCGGACGGTTTGCGTTCAAGTCGATCGAGCAGGGCGTGCGGCTGACACAGGCCGGCCGGACCGCGGCCATCGTCACGGCGCCACTGAACAAGGAGGCGCTCAACAAGGCAGGTTACCACTATCCCGGACATACCGAGATGCTGGCGCATCTCACCGGCGTGCGCGGCTCGGTGATGCTGCTGGCCCATGGCAACATGCGCGTCAGCCATGTCTCGACCCATGTGGCGCTGGAGGACGTGCCGAAGCGGTTGACCCCTGAGCGGCTCCGTCAGGTGATCGATCTCACCAATGACGCGCTGCGCCGGCTCGGCATCGCGCGCCCCAGGATCGCCGTTGCGGCGCTCAATCCGCATGCGGGCGAGGGAGGTTTGTTCGGGCGGCAGGATATCGACGTCTCGGCGCCGACCATCGCTAAAGCCGTTGATGATGGCCTCGACGTCGTCGGGCCGGTGCCGGGCGACACCATCTTCGTCAAGCTGCGCGCCGGCCAGTTCGATGCCGTCGTCGCGATGTATCACGACCAGGGGCACATTCCGGTAAAGCTGCTCGGCTTCCAGGTCGATCCCGCGACCGGCCGCTGGCAAGAACTTTCCGGCGTCAACATCACGCTGGGCTTGCCGATCATCCGCACCTCCGTCGATCACGGCACCGCCTTCGACATCGCAGGCAAGGGCATTGCCAACGAACACAGCCTGATCGAGGCCATCGACTACGCCGAGCGCCTGGCCGCCGGCACCTCCGCAGTTCCAAAGCAATGA
- a CDS encoding AI-2E family transporter codes for MTGSADNRLQARNDLAWAISVGGIGVVLFAALLAFTWQFAATLFLIFSGVLLGVALNAMSNLLGRVVRLPHALRLTVVCLVVAGMLSGIVFLGGTTIAQQTTALSNTLKSQLVNVKGFLERNGIDTSFFDFGTLSSPSDDAAPAAATPTPHALPSAGTIAASGGAIFSQSLKLILGTASAVGNFFIVLFLGIAFATQPGVYRDGLLFMAPARHRTRAIMIIDRIGETLERWLIAQIITMVAVFLVTWIGLSIIGIQSSFILGIQAGLLAFIPTVGAILGGLIVVLASVASGWVAALSAFILFLGVHALESYVLTPIIQRQALDIPPATLFAFQILLGVVFGIWGLALALPLMAIAKVMIDHFKAEAAPAAITTA; via the coding sequence GTGACAGGTTCGGCTGACAATCGCCTTCAGGCCCGCAACGATCTGGCGTGGGCGATATCGGTCGGCGGCATCGGCGTCGTGCTGTTCGCCGCCCTGCTCGCGTTCACCTGGCAGTTCGCCGCGACGCTGTTTCTGATATTTTCCGGCGTCCTGCTCGGCGTCGCCCTCAACGCCATGAGCAACCTGCTCGGGCGCGTCGTGCGGCTGCCGCATGCGCTGCGGCTGACGGTGGTCTGCCTGGTGGTCGCGGGCATGCTGTCGGGCATTGTCTTTCTCGGCGGCACCACGATCGCCCAGCAGACCACGGCATTGAGCAACACGCTCAAATCGCAGCTCGTCAACGTCAAGGGTTTTCTGGAAAGAAACGGCATCGACACCAGCTTCTTCGACTTCGGCACCCTTTCCTCGCCGTCGGATGATGCCGCACCTGCAGCCGCAACGCCGACGCCCCACGCGCTTCCGAGCGCCGGCACCATCGCGGCCAGCGGCGGCGCCATCTTCAGTCAGAGCCTGAAACTGATCCTGGGCACCGCCAGCGCGGTCGGAAACTTCTTCATCGTGCTGTTTCTGGGAATAGCCTTTGCGACCCAGCCCGGCGTTTACCGCGATGGCCTATTGTTCATGGCGCCGGCCAGACATCGCACGCGCGCGATCATGATCATCGACCGGATCGGCGAGACGCTGGAGCGCTGGCTGATCGCGCAGATCATCACCATGGTCGCGGTGTTTCTGGTGACCTGGATCGGGCTTTCAATCATTGGCATCCAGAGCTCGTTCATCCTGGGCATCCAGGCAGGACTGCTCGCCTTCATCCCGACGGTCGGCGCGATCCTCGGCGGCCTGATCGTGGTGCTGGCCAGCGTCGCCTCGGGATGGGTCGCAGCCCTCTCCGCCTTCATCCTGTTTCTCGGCGTGCACGCGCTGGAAAGCTACGTACTGACCCCGATCATCCAGCGCCAGGCGCTGGATATTCCGCCGGCGACGCTGTTTGCGTTCCAGATCCTGCTCGGCGTCGTCTTCGGCATCTGGGGGCTGGCGCTCGCGCTGCCCCTGATGGCGATCGCCAAGGTGATGATCGACCATTTCAAGGCGGAAGCGGCGCCTGCCGCCATCACGACGGCCTGA
- a CDS encoding gamma-glutamyl-gamma-aminobutyrate hydrolase family protein: protein MRRPVVGVIGNAYRVENRFQTQMVGERNLRAVTDVAGALPLMFAGSPEITDIGALLDVVDGVILTGARANVHPTRFKTEPHERHEPYDIHRDDIALALTEACVARGVPIFGICRGLQEMNVAFGGSLHPEIREIPGRMNHRMPRLENGEIHPDPTVVFADRHDVHLTPGGAFASLLGCETIRVNSLHGQGILEPGARVVIEGIAEDGTIEAIRIADAASFALGVQWHAEYDPQRNPINRKLFEAFGEALKTHKRAA, encoded by the coding sequence ATGAGACGGCCCGTGGTCGGTGTGATCGGGAACGCCTATCGCGTTGAAAATCGTTTCCAGACCCAGATGGTCGGAGAGCGCAATTTGCGTGCGGTCACCGACGTGGCGGGGGCGCTGCCGCTGATGTTTGCAGGCTCGCCCGAAATTACCGACATCGGCGCGCTGCTCGACGTCGTCGACGGGGTGATCCTGACCGGCGCCCGCGCCAATGTTCATCCCACCCGTTTCAAGACCGAGCCGCATGAGAGGCACGAGCCCTACGACATCCACCGCGACGACATCGCGCTGGCGCTGACGGAGGCCTGCGTCGCCCGCGGCGTGCCGATCTTCGGCATCTGCCGCGGCCTGCAGGAGATGAACGTCGCCTTCGGCGGCTCGCTGCACCCGGAAATCCGCGAGATCCCCGGCCGGATGAACCACCGCATGCCGCGGCTGGAGAACGGCGAAATCCATCCCGATCCGACAGTCGTGTTTGCCGACCGCCACGACGTGCACCTCACGCCGGGCGGCGCGTTTGCCAGCCTGCTCGGCTGCGAAACCATCCGGGTGAATTCGCTGCACGGGCAGGGCATCCTCGAACCCGGCGCGCGAGTCGTGATCGAAGGCATCGCCGAAGACGGCACTATCGAGGCGATCCGGATCGCGGACGCCGCGAGTTTTGCACTCGGTGTCCAGTGGCACGCCGAGTACGACCCGCAGCGCAACCCGATCAACCGAAAGCTGTTCGAAGCGTTCGGCGAAGCGCTCAAGACGCACAAGCGGGCGGCGTAG
- a CDS encoding antibiotic biosynthesis monooxygenase family protein — MITEIAQIDVKPGTEKDFEAAVAKARPLFLRAKGGKGFELHKSIEKPQRYRLMAQWETLENHTVDFRGSEDFTAWRALVGQYFASPPEVEHTETVLTTAG, encoded by the coding sequence ATGATCACCGAAATCGCACAGATCGACGTCAAGCCCGGCACCGAGAAGGATTTTGAGGCCGCCGTTGCCAAGGCGCGTCCGCTGTTCCTGCGCGCCAAGGGCGGCAAGGGTTTTGAGCTGCACAAATCGATCGAGAAGCCGCAGCGCTACCGGCTGATGGCGCAATGGGAGACGCTGGAAAACCACACCGTGGATTTTCGCGGCTCGGAAGATTTCACCGCCTGGCGCGCCCTCGTCGGGCAGTATTTTGCTTCGCCGCCCGAGGTCGAGCATACCGAGACGGTGCTGACGACAGCCGGCTGA
- a CDS encoding FAD-binding oxidoreductase: protein MSESFQDVLAGLADIVGDNYVIDSAGDQEPYVVDWRGRYRGRAVAVVKPGSTAEVAAVVRYCANNRLSIVPQGGNTGMCGAATPDDGAGNVVIRLDRMRRVRDVSPLANTITVEAGCILAEVQAAATAADRYFPLSLGAEGSCQIGGNISTNAGGTAVLRYGPMRDLVLGLEVVLPDGRIFNGLRALRKDNTGYALKQLFIGAEGTLGIVTAAVLKLFAPPRSSALALLKLHDVEQALQIMQRLRGAVGDRLGSLEIMSRSQIEAIAATVPQVAIPFALTTPWYLIVELTDTLTGIDLNEPLAAVLSEAMDAGLAEDAVLASSLAQAKAIWAVRHSVSEGNKRSGYVVSHDSVVPLENQAAFATNVETRIMAAVPHARVVMHGHIGDGNIHVVALIDRDRCRDPAATAVLVARINEIVDDETAAQGGAISAEHGIGITNRGRLARVADPLDIDLMRGLKQLLDPDGLMNPGKIFVGERGGTGSAGAA, encoded by the coding sequence ATGTCCGAATCCTTCCAGGATGTGCTTGCTGGATTGGCTGATATCGTCGGCGACAATTACGTCATCGATTCCGCCGGCGATCAGGAGCCCTATGTGGTGGACTGGCGCGGACGCTATCGCGGTCGCGCCGTTGCGGTCGTGAAGCCCGGCTCGACCGCCGAGGTGGCGGCGGTCGTCCGCTATTGCGCCAACAATCGGCTCTCAATTGTGCCGCAAGGCGGCAACACCGGCATGTGCGGCGCTGCCACGCCGGACGACGGCGCGGGCAATGTCGTGATCCGGCTTGACCGCATGCGGCGCGTGCGCGACGTGAGCCCGCTCGCCAATACCATCACGGTAGAGGCAGGCTGCATCCTCGCCGAGGTGCAAGCCGCGGCCACGGCGGCGGACCGCTATTTTCCGTTGAGCCTCGGGGCCGAGGGCTCCTGCCAGATCGGCGGCAACATCTCGACCAATGCGGGCGGCACGGCGGTGCTGCGCTACGGACCGATGCGGGATCTGGTGCTCGGGCTGGAAGTGGTATTGCCGGACGGACGCATCTTCAACGGCCTGCGCGCGCTGCGCAAGGACAACACCGGCTACGCGCTCAAGCAACTCTTCATCGGCGCCGAAGGAACGCTCGGTATCGTCACCGCGGCGGTGCTGAAGCTGTTCGCGCCGCCGCGCAGCTCGGCTCTGGCGCTGCTCAAATTGCATGATGTCGAGCAGGCCCTGCAGATCATGCAGCGGCTGCGCGGCGCCGTCGGGGACCGGCTCGGCAGCCTCGAAATCATGTCACGCAGCCAGATCGAGGCGATCGCCGCGACCGTGCCGCAAGTCGCCATTCCCTTCGCGCTCACCACGCCGTGGTACCTGATCGTCGAACTGACCGACACGCTGACCGGGATCGACCTCAACGAACCGCTCGCCGCCGTGCTTTCGGAGGCGATGGATGCAGGCCTGGCCGAGGATGCCGTGCTGGCATCGAGCCTTGCCCAGGCTAAGGCGATCTGGGCGGTGCGGCACAGCGTGTCCGAAGGCAACAAGCGCAGCGGCTACGTGGTGTCGCATGACAGCGTGGTTCCACTGGAGAACCAGGCCGCGTTCGCTACCAATGTCGAGACCAGGATCATGGCAGCCGTTCCGCATGCGCGCGTGGTGATGCATGGCCATATCGGCGATGGCAATATTCACGTGGTCGCCCTGATCGACCGCGATCGCTGCCGTGACCCTGCTGCGACCGCCGTGCTCGTGGCGCGGATCAATGAGATTGTCGACGACGAGACCGCGGCGCAGGGCGGCGCCATCAGCGCCGAGCACGGCATCGGCATCACCAATCGCGGCCGGCTCGCGCGCGTGGCCGATCCGCTCGATATCGACCTGATGCGCGGCCTCAAGCAACTGCTCGACCCCGACGGCCTGATGAATCCGGGCAAGATCTTCGTGGGCGAGCGCGGTGGAACCGGCAGCGCTGGAGCGGCATGA